The Magnetococcales bacterium genome has a window encoding:
- a CDS encoding insulinase family protein: MIDIPEPEFHLSRLKNGLTLCTFPMPWLHEVGVTLLVRAGSRFESDAESGMAHFLEHMLFKGIERIPDPTEFHIHLEALAADMNAATSQEYNAYWITLPPAFLEEGFATFCAMFTQPAFTGIDTERQVVIAEMREDENDQGEMTIPAILAGEILWPNHPLARSILGNRQTIKNLDSQALRKFLARHYCGNNMAIAFFGPLQHPSALRLTEAALGNLPAGTPLPSPPPPPMSAGPHWVAVNDQTAQLTLSLFYRSKGFLERDHYPLMALRRILDDGFGSRLQATLREKQGLVYDLWAAYTALSDAGSVEIGASVSPENLAAVFAAILDELAALRQFPPTHAEWTRILTRWQAALITTLDRPVELMERYVADRLFTQVEPLTAAWKRVCAIDPNTLPSIARELTQPHNLVVVLVGPQARTLLPHLKEQYQKKK; encoded by the coding sequence ATGATTGATATTCCCGAACCGGAGTTTCATCTCTCCCGGTTGAAAAACGGCCTGACGCTCTGCACCTTTCCCATGCCCTGGCTGCACGAGGTGGGCGTCACCCTGCTGGTACGGGCCGGCAGCCGCTTTGAAAGTGATGCTGAATCCGGCATGGCGCATTTTCTGGAACACATGCTGTTCAAGGGCATTGAACGTATTCCGGATCCCACCGAGTTTCACATCCATCTGGAGGCCCTGGCGGCGGACATGAATGCCGCCACGAGTCAGGAGTACAACGCCTATTGGATCACCCTGCCCCCTGCCTTTCTGGAGGAGGGATTTGCCACCTTTTGCGCCATGTTCACGCAACCCGCGTTCACCGGGATCGATACGGAACGGCAGGTGGTCATCGCTGAAATGCGGGAGGATGAAAACGACCAGGGCGAGATGACCATTCCCGCCATTCTCGCCGGAGAAATCCTCTGGCCAAACCACCCGCTGGCCCGTTCCATCCTCGGCAATCGTCAAACCATCAAGAACCTCGACAGTCAGGCGCTGCGAAAATTTCTGGCCCGGCACTACTGTGGCAACAACATGGCCATCGCTTTTTTCGGCCCGCTTCAGCATCCATCGGCCCTGCGTCTGACTGAAGCCGCCCTGGGAAATCTCCCTGCCGGCACGCCCCTCCCCTCCCCCCCTCCGCCCCCCATGTCTGCCGGTCCCCACTGGGTAGCGGTCAACGATCAAACCGCCCAACTCACCCTTTCCCTGTTTTACCGCTCCAAAGGTTTTCTGGAACGGGACCATTATCCCCTGATGGCTTTGCGCCGCATTCTTGATGATGGCTTCGGCTCCCGTCTCCAGGCCACACTGCGCGAAAAGCAGGGTCTGGTTTACGATCTGTGGGCCGCCTACACAGCCTTGTCCGACGCAGGATCCGTGGAGATCGGGGCTTCGGTCTCTCCGGAAAATCTGGCGGCGGTTTTTGCTGCCATTCTGGACGAACTGGCTGCCTTGCGCCAATTCCCGCCCACACATGCCGAATGGACCCGCATTCTCACCCGCTGGCAGGCTGCCCTGATCACCACCCTGGATCGCCCGGTAGAACTCATGGAACGTTATGTGGCCGACCGGCTCTTCACCCAGGTCGAACCCCTGACCGCCGCCTGGAAACGGGTCTGCGCCATCGACCCCAATACCCTCCCGTCCATTGCCCGGGAATTGACCCAACCCCACAACCTGGTCGTGGTCCTGGTGGGTCCCCAGGCCCGGACCCTCCTGCCCCACCTGAAAGAACAGTATCAGAAAAAAAAGTAA